GACATAGTTGCCAGCGCTGTCGCGGATGCCGATCGACGTGCCCTTGCAGGGCCGGCCGTCGGGGAAGCGGTTCGGATAGTTCGCCAGCACCTGGGGCAGGGCCGGGTCGGCGATGCGTGCCAGTCCCAGCTCCGTGGCGGGATCGCCAACGGCGCGGCCGGACTGGTTGTTGTGGATGGCCACCACGGCCTGGTCCGGAGCGAGCAGGTCGTTGATGATCACTTCACAGAACGGCGCCAGCGAACGGCCCAGGCCCTCGGCGACGCAGGCCAGCTGATCCAGCAGGTGTTGTTGTTCGGGGGTACGGGAGGTCATGGGTATACAGATTATCTTCTTTTGGATTTTTTGTATACACTTCGGACAAAAAGAAGCCCCGGCAGTGCCGGGGCCCGGAAGGACATCCGCTGAGAGGATCCACGGATGCCGAGGAGACCTGTTACAGCGATGGCCGGGCAAGCGCCCGGCGATGGACTTCGTGTATTACGCGGCGTTGGCCGTGGCCGTCGGAGCCGATTTGACAGCCGAGGTGAACTGGTTCACGGCGGCGTTGACGTTCGCTTCGATGGCGTCGCTGGCCTGCTTGGCCGTGCGGGTGAACTGCTCGTAGCCGGCGTTGGCGCTGCCCAGTGCGGACTTGAACAGGGCCACGGCGTTTTCCGTGCCGGCCGGTGCGTTCTTGCTCACTTCGTCGACCAGGGAGATCACCTTGCGGTTGGTTTCCAGGATCTGGGTTTCGGCGGCGCGCGAGAACTCGGCGGTCGTGCCGGTGGCGATCGTTGCCAGGCTGCGGCTGTAGGCGATGGCCTTTTCGGCGTTCGGCTGGGCGCGTGCGGCGGTCAGCGAGAAGAACTCTTGCGGGTCCTTGGCCGACAGCAGCTGCTTGGCGGCAGCGGAGGAGTCCTCCAGCGATGCCTTGGCGGTGGACAGGTTCAGCTCGACGAGTTTTTCAACGCTTTCGAAAGCCTTGTTGGTCAGCGCGGAGAAGATGGCGAACTGGCTCTCGAAATTGGCCTTGGTCGCATTGGAAAATTGTTCTGGGATCGAAAACATTAGACTCTCCAAATATAGTAGTGGACGTGAACGACCCCTGGTGGGGACTCTCAGGTTCCTGTGGTGACGTTCTGCGGTACTGTTCCTGCGGTACTGGGCCTACTGTGCTGTGCCTGCTGTACTACTGAACTGCTGCTCGTGTTGCCTACTTATTTTTCGCTACCGACGTTTCTTGGTCCGAACAGCTATTGTGCAACGCAACATCGCCCATTCTACGGGTGCTGAAATTTAAGTCAAGCGTATTTTGTGCGTTGCACAAGGGCATCTCGACAGTGGCGGAGCGAAGGGAGCGCAACCATATTTCCCGTCGCCGCTGCCGCATTGCACAATGGAATTTTTTGGGACGCCTGCCGGCGCCCGGAGCCCATGGTAGACTGCCCCGATGACCCAACCGTCAATTGCCGCGCAGACAACACCGCGCCATGTCTTCCTGTCGCCGATCCCCCTGTTTTTCGTGTTCCTGTGGAGCACGGGATTCATCGTGGCGAAGTTCGGCCTGCCGTATGCGCCCCCGCTGACCTTCCTGCTGCTGCGGTTTGCCGGCGTCCTCGTGCTCCTGGTGCCGCTGATCGTCCTGATGGGGGCGCCGTGGCCGCGTGGGAAGGTCGGCCATATCGCCGTCGCCGGCGTGCTGTTGCAGGCGGGCTACCTGGCCGGCGTCTGGTGCGCCATCAAGGCAGGCATGCCGGCGGGACTGTCGGCGCTGATCGTCGGCATGCAGCCGATCCTGACGGCGCTGGCTGCGCCGCTGGTGGGAGAGCGGGTGCTGCCCCGTCAGTGGCTGGGCCTGCTGTTCGGGATCGCCGGGGTCGCCCTGGTCGTGGCGGCGAAGATGTCGCTGGTCGGCCTGGGCTGGCCCGCGCTGGCGCTGTGCGGGGGCGCCTTGCTGTCGATTACCGCGGGCACGCTGTACCAGAAGCGCTTCTGTCCCCAGTTCGACCTGCGCGTGGGTACCGTCATCCAGTTTGCCGCCTCCGCCGTCGTATTGCTGCCCTTCGCGGTCGCGTTCGAGGGCCTGACGCCGGCGCTCTCCAGCGTGGAATGGACCCCGCGCTTCATCGGCGCGCTGGCGTGGTCGGTGCTGGCATTGTCGATCGGCGCGATTTTCCTGTTGTTTGCGTTGATTCGCCGCGCCGACGCCACTCAGGTGACGAGCCTGTTGTACCTGACTCCGCCCACGACGGCCGTGATGGCCTGGCTGATGTTCGGCGAAGCCTTCAACCTGCTGGGCATTGCCGGCATGGTACTGGCCGTCCTGGGCGTGATGTTCGTCGTTGCCAAGAAAACCTAGCCCTTCAATATGACCAAGAGGACCCGATGATTTCGACTCCGGAACAGCAGGCGGTGGATGCCGCCATCGTGTCGCGCCGTTCGATCCGCGCTTTCCTGCCCACGCCCGTCGCGCGCGACGACATCGCCGCCATCCTGGAGGTGGCCCGGCGCGCGCCGTCCGGCACCAACACCCAGCCGTGGAAAGTGTACGTGCTGACGGGCGCGGCCCGCGACGGCCTGTGCGACGCCGTCACGGCCGCTTACCTCGACCCGGAACAGAACGCCCGGCACAAGGAGGAGTACGCCTACTACCCGCGCGAGTGGAAGTCGCCCTTCATCGACCGCCGCCGCAAGGTGGGCTGGGACCTGTACGCGCTGCTGGGCCTGACCCGCGACAACAAGGAAGGCATGGCCGCCCAGCATGCCCGCAATTTCCGGTTCTTCGATGCGCCAGTCGGCCTGATCTTTACCATCGATCGCCTGATGGAGCAGGGCTCGTGGCTGGACTATGGCATGTTCCTGCAGAACATCATGGTCGCGGCCCGGGGCCGGGGCCTGGACACGTGCCCGCAGGCGGCATGGACACAATTCCACCGCATCATTGCAGAGCGGCTGGCATTGCCGGACAATGAAATGGTGGTGTGCGGGATGGCGTTGGGCGTGGCCGACCGGTCGAAGGTCGAGAACGGCCTCGAGACGGAGCGGGAAGCGCTGGAAAACTTTGTCAGCTTCATCGAAGCTTGACATTCTGTTGCGTTTCCGTTGTACGTCTGCATCAGGTCGGGCGAAAGTGTTTTATGCTTGATCAGACTTTGGACGCGACAACGTGAATTCCGTTTGCTGCCGCTCCGCGTTTTGCTACACTGCAACGAATGTTATGGGACCTCGACCAGCGCGGCCCGGCGCCAGGCGCCGCCGCGGACGTACCGGTACACTGCCGTGGCAGTGGCCGGCCGTTGCAGCCAACGTGCCCCGACGGGCAGTGGCTGAACTCTCATCAAGCGCAGGCGGGTTTTCGAGGAATCCGGGCTGCCGAGTTTTACGGGGATGAATTATGTACAAACTGATCGTGGGCGCGCTGATTTCGGCGCTGTGCCTGTCGGTGCCGGCCCCAGCCGTGCACGCCGCACAGCAGAAGAAAAGCAGCGTCAAGAAGGTGGTCGTAAAGAAGCAGGGCAAGGTCGCCAAGGCGGGACTGCGCCGCGCCGTCAAGTACTCGGCCGAACCGCGCGAGCGCATCGTGCGCCGCATCGTCACGGAGCGCGGCAAGCGCAAGGTGGTCTACCAGCGCGTGACGACGGCCCCCCGGGTAGTTGCCGCCGTAAGCCGTCCCACGATGGGCGACCTGGCCGGCCTGAACCTGACGCGCGATCCGCTGGACCTGAAATCGAACGTGGCGTTGGTGCTCGACCAGAGCAATTCCGAGGTACTGTTCGAAAAGAATGCCAACGTCGCGCTGCCGATCGCATCGATCACGAAGATGATGACGGGCCTGGTTGTCGTCGAAGCCAACCAGGACATGGAGGAAATCCTCACCGTGACCGAGGAGGACGTCGACCGTGCCAAGTTCTCCAGCTCGCGCCTGAAGGTGGGCGACCAGCTGACGCGCCGTGCCATGCTGCATATCGCCTTGATGAGCTCGGAAAACCGGGCCGCCTCGGCGCTGGGCCGCAACTACCCCGGCGGGCTGCCCGCGTTTGTCGACGCGATGAACGCCAAGGCCCACGCGCTGGGCATGAGCGACACGCATTATGTGGATTCAAGCGGCCTGTCCAAGCGGAACGTCGCCAGTGCGCGCGACCTGGCCAAGCTCGCGTTGGCTGCCTACCAGCACCCGATCCTGCGCGAATTCTCGACCGACCCCAAGGCGATCGTCGAACGCAACGGCCGTCCCGTGCAGTTCGGCACGACCAACGGTCTCGTCACGCCGAACTCCGGCTGGGAGATCGGCTTGCAGAAAACGGGTTTCATCAATGAGGCAGGGCGCTGCGTGATGATGCAGGCGGTGGTCGAGGGCCGCGCCGTCATCATGGTGCTGCTCGACGCGAAGGGCACCGCGGCGCGCGTGGCCGACGCGATGCGCATGCGCAAATGGCTGACGGCCATGAAGCCGCCGGGCTTCTCCGACACAACGGCCGGCGGCGCCACCAGCACCGGTTCGCTGGGCGGCTCCGGTATCTACAGCACCGGCATGGCCGCGCCAAGAGCTTCTGGGATGTAAGATACCTAACCCAAAAGCAAGGGCCGGGGTCAGACCCGGCGGGTCTGACCCCAGTGCTTGGTCTTGGGTCAAGGCACGGCATGGTGGCCTGCGGGCACTCGACCAGCAACGTCCGCAACTTTGTGGCATGCGGCATGCAAGAAGCACCGGGGACAGGTGCCTGTCCCCCATGGGGTTCTACTCCACCACCGCCCGATACCCCAGCGTCGCCGAAATCTGGTTGGCCGTATTGACAAGGTCTTCCAGCCACTCTTCCTGCAGCCGGTCCGCCGGCGCCGAGATCGACAGGCCTGCCACCAGCTTGCCGCTGTCGTCGCGGATGCCTGCCGCCATGCAGCGCACCCCCAGCTCCAGCTCCTCGTTGTCGCGCGCATAGCCGCGCGCCCGCACCAGCGACAGCTCGCGCTCGAGCTTGCCGAGGTCCGTGATCGAATTCTTGTTGTGGCCGGCCAGGCCCGTGCGGGTGGCATAGGCGCGGATGGCCTTCGGCTCGTCCACGGACAGGAACAGCTTGCCGGTGGAGGTCAGGTGCAGCGGGCCGCGGCCGCCGATGGCCCGCACCACCTGCATGCCGGAACGTTCCGAAAATGCCCGGTCGATGTAGACGATCTCGTCGCCCTGGCGCACGGACAGGTTGATGGTCTGCTGCGTCTTCTTGTGCAGCGAGCGCATGAAGTCCAGCGCTGCCTCGCGCACGGACAGGCGGCTTTTGACCACGTTGCCCAGCTCCAGCAGGCGCATGCCGAGGCGGTACGTGCCCGGCTCGATGCGGTCGACAAAGCGCGTCAGCACCATGTCGTTGAGGATGCGGTGGGCGGTCGAGGGGTGCAGGCCGGAGACCTTCGACAATTCCTTCAGGCTGACAGGATCGGGATATTTGGCCAGCGCATCCAGCAGGGCGACCATGCGCTCGATGACCTGGATGGTGGTCTTCTGTTCCGGGATGGGTTCGATTTTCATGTTGTGCGGTGCAGTATCTAGCTGCCCCTTTATACCATGATGTGAAAAAAATGGGAATTCCGGGCCGGGTCGCTATAATGGCGCACCATTTCTCGTACCATTTCTTCACATCATCCGTCATGTCCGAACCCGTCAGTGAATTCAAGAGTAAAAGCGGCCTGAAACGCATCCTGTCGGCCTTCTTCTACTCGGTCGATGGGCTGAAATCGGCGTGGCGCCACGAACACGCATTCCGCCAGGAGCTGATGCTGTTTGTCGTGGGTGGCATCGTCGCGATGCTGTTGCCGATCTCGGCGTTCCAGAAGCTCGCACTGATCGGGGTGCTCGTCATCGTCCTCATCGTCGAGCTGATCAATTCCGCCATCGAGGCCGTGGTGGACCGCATCTCGCTGGACCGTCATCCGCTGTCGAAGAATGCCAAGGACTTCGGCAGCGCGGCGGTGCTGCTGAGCTGTGGCCTGGCGCTGGTCACGTGGGCAGTAGTGCTCTTCAACCGGTTTTATTGATTCCTTATGCTTGTTCAGCATATGGATTCAACTAAACATTAGTTCTCTTTTATAAGCCGGCCGGATACGCTGCAATCTCCGAACATTAGGGGATTTCGATGCTGTCCAAAAAAATTACCGCGCTTGCCGCCGCCCTGGCCCTGTCCCTGACCGCGCAAGCCGCCGACATCAGCCTGCTCAACGTGTCCTACGACCCGACCCGGGAGCTGTACCAGGACGTCAACGCGGCGTTCGCGAAGGACTGGAAGGCGAAGACCGGCGACAACGTCAAGATCAAGCAGTCGCACGGCGGCTCCGGCAAGCAGGGCCGCGCGGTCATCGACGGCCTGGAGGCGGACGTCGTCACGCTGGCGCTGGCCTACGACATCGACGCCATCGCCGAGCGGGGCCTCGTCAACAAGGCATGGCAGAAGCGCCTGGGCAAGAACTCGACGCCGTACAGCTCGACGATCGTGTTCCTGGTGCGCAAAGGCAATCCCAAGGGCATCAAGGACTGGGGCGACCTCGTCAAGCCGGGCATCCAGGTCATCACCCCGAACCCGAAAACCTCCGGCGGCGCCCGCTGGAACCACCTGGCGGCCTACGGCTACGCGCTGCGCCAGCCGGGCGGCAGCGATGCCAGCGCGCGCGACTACCTGAAGAAGCTGTACAAGAACGTGCCCGTACTGGACTCGGGCGCACGGGGCGCCACCACGACGTTCGTCGAGCGCGGTATCGGCGACGTGCTGATCGCCTGGGAAAACGAAGCGCTGCTGGCGATCAAGGAGCTGGGCCCGGACAAGGTGCAGATCGTGGCGCCATCCGTGTCGATCCTGGCCGAGCCGCCGGTGGCCATCGTGGACAAGGTCGTCGACAAGCGCGGCACCCGCAAGGTGGCCGAGGCCTACCTGAACTTCCTTTACACGGACGCGGCGCAGGAACTGATCGCCAAGAACTACTATCGTCCGACCGTCGAAAAGGAAGCGAAGAAATATGCGGCCCAGTTCCCCAACGTGAAGCTGTTCACGCTGTCCGAGGTCGCCGGCGACTGGACCCGCGCGCAGAAGACGCACTTCGCCGACGGCGGCGTGTTCGACCAGATCTACCAGAAATAAGGACGGGCGCATGCCAGCGAAACTCTCGCCATACCGCGTCTTCGTGGCGCCGGGCCTGGACAACAGCGGGCCGGAGCATTGGCAGAGCCGCTGGCAGCGCCTGTACCCGTCGTTCCAGCGCATCGAGCAGCGCGACTGGAGCAACCCCGACCTGCCGGCATGGAGCGGGCGCGTGGATGCGGCGCGCCAGGTCGAGCGCAAGCCTACCCTGATCGTGGCGCACAGCTTCGGCTGCCTGGCCTCCGTGCGCAGCGTGGCACGCGATCCCGACCACGTGGCCGGCCTGCTGCTGGTGGCACCGGCCGACCCGGACAAGTTCGGCGTGGCAGGCCTGCTCCCGCATGACGAGCTGCCGTGCCCGTCGATCGTCATCGCCAGCAGCAACGACCCGTGGATGAGCCTGGAACGGGCACGCGCGTGGGCGACCCGCTGGGGCAGCACGTTCGTCGAGGCGGGCGCACTGGGCCATATCAACGCCGAGTCCGGCCTGGGCGACTGGCTGTTCGGCCAGCAGCAGTTGCAAACGCTGGCCGAACGGGCGCACAATGCGCTGTCCGCCTATTGACGATTGTTCAAGTTTAACTTTTATCCGGAGACTCACATGACGCTACGCCTCGGCGATACCGCACCCGATTTCGAGCAGGATTCCACCATCGGCCGCCTCCGCTTCCACGAGTGGGCAGGGGACTCCTGGGTGGTGCTGTTCTCCCACCCGGCCGACTTCACGCCGGTCTGCACGACGGAGCTGGGCCTGACCGCGAAGCTCAAACCCGAGTTCGACCAGCGCAACGTGAAGGCCATCGCGCTGTCCGTCGATCCGGCTGACGCGCACAAGGACTGGATCAAGGACATCGAGGAGACCCAGCAGACGGTGGTGGGCTTCCCGATCATCGCCGACGCCGACCGCAAGGTGGCCACGCTGTACGACATGATCCACCCCGAGCAGTCCGCCACGGCGACGGTGCGCTCGCTGTTCGTGATCGACCCGGCCAAGAAGATCCGCCTGCAGATCACCTACCCGATGAGCACGGGCCGCAACTTCGACGAAGTGCTGCGGGTGATCGACGCCCTGCAGCTGACCGACAAGCACACGGTCGCCACGCCAGGCAACTGGAAGGATGGCGACGACGTCATCATCCCGCTGACGGTGCAGGACCCGGAAGTCATCAAGCAGAAGTACCCGAAAGGCTTCACGGCCCCGCGCCCGTACCTGCGCCTGACGCCGCAACCGAATAAATAAAGGCACCGAAACCCGGGCAAAACCCGGGACAGACCCCTGTTTTCAGGAAATTTCCTGAAAACAGGGGTCTGTCCCGGGTTTTTTTATATCCCATCTGCCATCTAAGCAAATGACAAAAGCATCGTTTGCTTCATAACGCTCCTCTGCGATTATTCGGCCTCATTATCCGAAAATGTAATAAGAGGGGCCACCATGTCCGCAGTCCTGCCGGTCGCACAGCCGGTGCCGTTCGAAGCCACGAGGAAGACCCGGGCGCCGTACCGCGTCATGCCGGGCTTTAAGCTTTCGCTGGGTTTCACCATCTTCTACCTGACGCTGATCGTCCTGATCCCGCTGTCGGCCGTGTTCCTGAAGACGTTCACGATGACGTGGGAGGCGTTCTGGAGCGCCG
This is a stretch of genomic DNA from Pseudoduganella chitinolytica. It encodes these proteins:
- a CDS encoding IclR family transcriptional regulator, whose translation is MKIEPIPEQKTTIQVIERMVALLDALAKYPDPVSLKELSKVSGLHPSTAHRILNDMVLTRFVDRIEPGTYRLGMRLLELGNVVKSRLSVREAALDFMRSLHKKTQQTINLSVRQGDEIVYIDRAFSERSGMQVVRAIGGRGPLHLTSTGKLFLSVDEPKAIRAYATRTGLAGHNKNSITDLGKLERELSLVRARGYARDNEELELGVRCMAAGIRDDSGKLVAGLSISAPADRLQEEWLEDLVNTANQISATLGYRAVVE
- a CDS encoding DMT family transporter; its protein translation is MTQPSIAAQTTPRHVFLSPIPLFFVFLWSTGFIVAKFGLPYAPPLTFLLLRFAGVLVLLVPLIVLMGAPWPRGKVGHIAVAGVLLQAGYLAGVWCAIKAGMPAGLSALIVGMQPILTALAAPLVGERVLPRQWLGLLFGIAGVALVVAAKMSLVGLGWPALALCGGALLSITAGTLYQKRFCPQFDLRVGTVIQFAASAVVLLPFAVAFEGLTPALSSVEWTPRFIGALAWSVLALSIGAIFLLFALIRRADATQVTSLLYLTPPTTAVMAWLMFGEAFNLLGIAGMVLAVLGVMFVVAKKT
- a CDS encoding sulfate ABC transporter substrate-binding protein, translated to MLSKKITALAAALALSLTAQAADISLLNVSYDPTRELYQDVNAAFAKDWKAKTGDNVKIKQSHGGSGKQGRAVIDGLEADVVTLALAYDIDAIAERGLVNKAWQKRLGKNSTPYSSTIVFLVRKGNPKGIKDWGDLVKPGIQVITPNPKTSGGARWNHLAAYGYALRQPGGSDASARDYLKKLYKNVPVLDSGARGATTTFVERGIGDVLIAWENEALLAIKELGPDKVQIVAPSVSILAEPPVAIVDKVVDKRGTRKVAEAYLNFLYTDAAQELIAKNYYRPTVEKEAKKYAAQFPNVKLFTLSEVAGDWTRAQKTHFADGGVFDQIYQK
- a CDS encoding phasin family protein, with the protein product MFSIPEQFSNATKANFESQFAIFSALTNKAFESVEKLVELNLSTAKASLEDSSAAAKQLLSAKDPQEFFSLTAARAQPNAEKAIAYSRSLATIATGTTAEFSRAAETQILETNRKVISLVDEVSKNAPAGTENAVALFKSALGSANAGYEQFTRTAKQASDAIEANVNAAVNQFTSAVKSAPTATANAA
- a CDS encoding RBBP9/YdeN family alpha/beta hydrolase gives rise to the protein MPAKLSPYRVFVAPGLDNSGPEHWQSRWQRLYPSFQRIEQRDWSNPDLPAWSGRVDAARQVERKPTLIVAHSFGCLASVRSVARDPDHVAGLLLVAPADPDKFGVAGLLPHDELPCPSIVIASSNDPWMSLERARAWATRWGSTFVEAGALGHINAESGLGDWLFGQQQLQTLAERAHNALSAY
- a CDS encoding serine hydrolase → MYKLIVGALISALCLSVPAPAVHAAQQKKSSVKKVVVKKQGKVAKAGLRRAVKYSAEPRERIVRRIVTERGKRKVVYQRVTTAPRVVAAVSRPTMGDLAGLNLTRDPLDLKSNVALVLDQSNSEVLFEKNANVALPIASITKMMTGLVVVEANQDMEEILTVTEEDVDRAKFSSSRLKVGDQLTRRAMLHIALMSSENRAASALGRNYPGGLPAFVDAMNAKAHALGMSDTHYVDSSGLSKRNVASARDLAKLALAAYQHPILREFSTDPKAIVERNGRPVQFGTTNGLVTPNSGWEIGLQKTGFINEAGRCVMMQAVVEGRAVIMVLLDAKGTAARVADAMRMRKWLTAMKPPGFSDTTAGGATSTGSLGGSGIYSTGMAAPRASGM
- a CDS encoding peroxiredoxin is translated as MTLRLGDTAPDFEQDSTIGRLRFHEWAGDSWVVLFSHPADFTPVCTTELGLTAKLKPEFDQRNVKAIALSVDPADAHKDWIKDIEETQQTVVGFPIIADADRKVATLYDMIHPEQSATATVRSLFVIDPAKKIRLQITYPMSTGRNFDEVLRVIDALQLTDKHTVATPGNWKDGDDVIIPLTVQDPEVIKQKYPKGFTAPRPYLRLTPQPNK
- a CDS encoding nitroreductase; protein product: MISTPEQQAVDAAIVSRRSIRAFLPTPVARDDIAAILEVARRAPSGTNTQPWKVYVLTGAARDGLCDAVTAAYLDPEQNARHKEEYAYYPREWKSPFIDRRRKVGWDLYALLGLTRDNKEGMAAQHARNFRFFDAPVGLIFTIDRLMEQGSWLDYGMFLQNIMVAARGRGLDTCPQAAWTQFHRIIAERLALPDNEMVVCGMALGVADRSKVENGLETEREALENFVSFIEA
- a CDS encoding diacylglycerol kinase; amino-acid sequence: MSEPVSEFKSKSGLKRILSAFFYSVDGLKSAWRHEHAFRQELMLFVVGGIVAMLLPISAFQKLALIGVLVIVLIVELINSAIEAVVDRISLDRHPLSKNAKDFGSAAVLLSCGLALVTWAVVLFNRFY